The proteins below come from a single Asanoa ferruginea genomic window:
- a CDS encoding LacI family DNA-binding transcriptional regulator — MKRPRARLRDVAEAAQTSTKTASRVINGDVRVSAATRARVEQAVVELGYRPDPLARSLRLGQDETIGVVVDEVGDPFFASVIGEIERMALDRGVSVIIASTRRRAERERIVLDGLFQRRVAGLIIASISDDHAYLRTSSCPLVFIDRAAEDLAADAVVVDDRGGARMAVEHLMRHGHRRIAYIGDRLSTATARYRLAGYRDAIEGAGIVFDEDLVAQVEPAKGDAGVAVEALLRMSDPPTAIFSANTRCSLGSLPTIHRLRRTDLGFISFGDFAMADTLTPAITIVDHSPETIGRLAAERLFSRLAGDEPPVETILAPLRVVPRGSGELAPEVTA, encoded by the coding sequence ATGAAGCGACCCCGCGCCCGGCTCCGCGATGTCGCGGAGGCCGCACAGACCAGCACCAAGACCGCGTCCCGGGTGATCAACGGCGACGTGCGGGTCTCGGCGGCCACCCGGGCGCGGGTCGAGCAGGCGGTCGTCGAGCTGGGCTACCGGCCCGACCCGCTGGCCCGGTCGCTGCGCCTCGGTCAGGACGAGACGATCGGTGTCGTGGTCGACGAGGTCGGCGACCCGTTCTTCGCCAGCGTCATCGGCGAGATCGAACGGATGGCCCTCGACCGCGGCGTCTCGGTCATCATCGCCAGCACCCGACGCCGGGCCGAGCGCGAACGGATCGTGCTCGACGGCCTGTTCCAGCGCCGGGTCGCCGGGCTGATCATCGCGTCCATATCGGACGATCACGCTTACCTGCGTACCTCCAGCTGCCCCTTGGTCTTCATCGACCGCGCCGCCGAAGACCTCGCGGCCGACGCGGTGGTGGTCGATGACCGCGGCGGTGCCCGGATGGCCGTCGAGCACCTGATGCGGCACGGGCACCGGCGGATCGCCTACATCGGCGACCGGCTGAGCACCGCGACCGCCCGCTACCGGCTCGCCGGCTATCGCGACGCGATCGAGGGCGCCGGCATCGTCTTCGACGAGGATCTCGTCGCCCAGGTCGAGCCGGCCAAGGGCGACGCCGGGGTCGCGGTCGAGGCGCTGCTGCGGATGTCGGACCCGCCGACCGCGATTTTCAGCGCCAACACCCGCTGTTCGCTGGGCTCGCTGCCGACCATTCACCGGCTGCGCCGCACCGACCTGGGCTTCATCTCGTTCGGCGACTTCGCGATGGCCGACACGCTGACCCCGGCGATCACCATCGTCGACCACTCGCCGGAGACGATCGGCCGGCTCGCGGCGGAGCGGTTGTTCAGCCGCCTGGCCGGCGACGAGCCACCGGTGGAAACGATCCTGGCGCCCCTGCGGGTGGTGCCCCGCGGCAGCGGTGAACTCGCACCGGAGGTGACCGCATGA
- a CDS encoding FGGY-family carbohydrate kinase: MNELVAGVDLGTTVTKAVLTRPDGTTVAFARNPTTWTQTPGGRLETTGAALVADVLRTLEDAVAQVEDDVQVTGIGIAGLAESGTILDAHGRETSPVIAWFDERGATELKDQGKEFVADFPRRTGLPVGSQWSLPKLLWMRGAGIRLDQTSRWLNMPEYVAYVLTGERVSEPSLASRTGLLDQATGQPWAEALDRIGVGPAFLPETRPAGQPAGRVKQGAFKGAAVTVAGHDHPVAAIGAGATGPADLFDSCGTAEVLLRSVPRILTDDERSTLVALGIDAGRHVLPDHAVLIGGMRSGLVMRRVLALVGADDPARRDELDHRWRPDAPVGDALTVVGAAMHDNDVTLRIRDGASPDLLWAATLAHLGEQTAALLAAVNSVVGEHRTAVAAGGWTRMASVRRAKAGVIPRLRISALEQPGARGAAMFGACAAYDVPLDKVTRQFLDTADQADVTAGAAAASTRKDNS, translated from the coding sequence ATGAACGAGCTCGTCGCCGGTGTCGACCTGGGCACCACCGTCACCAAGGCCGTGTTGACCCGCCCGGACGGCACCACCGTCGCCTTCGCCCGCAACCCGACCACCTGGACGCAGACACCCGGCGGCCGGCTGGAGACCACCGGCGCGGCACTCGTCGCCGACGTGCTGCGCACGCTCGAGGACGCGGTCGCCCAGGTCGAAGACGACGTTCAGGTGACCGGCATCGGCATCGCCGGCCTGGCCGAGAGCGGCACGATCCTCGACGCGCACGGGCGGGAGACCTCGCCGGTCATCGCCTGGTTCGACGAGCGCGGTGCGACCGAACTCAAAGACCAGGGCAAGGAGTTCGTCGCCGACTTCCCTCGCCGCACCGGCCTCCCGGTCGGTTCACAGTGGAGCCTGCCGAAGCTGCTCTGGATGCGCGGCGCCGGCATCCGGCTCGACCAGACGTCGCGCTGGCTCAACATGCCGGAGTACGTCGCCTACGTGCTGACCGGCGAGCGGGTCAGCGAGCCGTCCCTGGCCTCCCGCACCGGGCTGCTCGACCAGGCAACTGGCCAGCCGTGGGCGGAAGCGCTCGACCGGATCGGCGTCGGCCCGGCGTTCCTGCCCGAGACGAGGCCGGCAGGCCAACCGGCCGGCCGGGTCAAACAAGGCGCCTTCAAGGGCGCCGCCGTCACCGTCGCCGGCCACGACCACCCGGTCGCCGCCATCGGCGCCGGCGCCACCGGCCCGGCCGACCTCTTCGACTCGTGCGGCACCGCCGAGGTGCTGCTCCGCTCGGTGCCGCGGATCCTCACCGACGACGAACGGTCCACCCTGGTCGCGCTCGGCATCGACGCCGGCCGGCACGTGCTGCCCGACCACGCGGTGCTGATCGGCGGGATGCGCTCCGGCCTGGTGATGCGCCGGGTACTCGCGCTGGTCGGTGCCGACGACCCGGCCCGCCGCGACGAACTCGACCACCGGTGGCGGCCGGACGCACCGGTCGGCGACGCGCTGACCGTGGTCGGCGCCGCGATGCACGACAACGACGTGACCCTCCGGATCCGCGACGGTGCCAGCCCCGACCTGCTCTGGGCGGCCACCCTCGCGCACCTCGGCGAGCAGACCGCGGCACTGCTGGCCGCGGTCAACTCGGTCGTCGGCGAGCACCGCACCGCGGTCGCGGCCGGCGGCTGGACCCGGATGGCCAGCGTGCGGCGGGCCAAGGCGGGGGTGATCCCGCGACTGCGGATCTCCGCCCTGGAGCAGCCGGGCGCGCGCGGTGCCGCGATGTTCGGCGCCTGCGCCGCGTACGACGTCCCACTGGACAAAGTGACTCGACAGTTTCTCGACACGGCGGACCAGGCGGACGTCACCGCCGGCGCGGCCGCAGCGAGCACGAGGAAGGACAACTCATGA
- a CDS encoding ATP-binding cassette domain-containing protein: MTAVLEARGITKHYGHVEALTDANFDVQAGEVVALIGDNGAGKSTLVRILSGAESADAGEVLFDGKPVQLASPTDARELGMETVFQDLALAPHLSPVQNMYLGREVMRKGLLGKLGFMDSKAMRDGSRSAFDRLGATVRDLNGTVGGMSGGQRQGIAVARAAAWAQKVIFLDEPTAALGVVQTQNVLELVRRVSGEGIGVVFISHSMPHVMEVADRIQVMWRGRRVATYNKADTSMEQLVSAMTGAVAQEAS; this comes from the coding sequence ATGACAGCGGTACTCGAAGCGCGTGGGATCACCAAGCACTACGGGCACGTAGAGGCGCTGACCGACGCCAACTTCGACGTGCAGGCCGGTGAGGTGGTCGCCCTGATCGGTGACAACGGCGCCGGCAAGAGCACGCTGGTGCGGATCCTCAGTGGAGCCGAGAGCGCCGACGCGGGCGAGGTTCTCTTCGACGGGAAACCGGTGCAGCTCGCCTCGCCGACCGACGCCCGCGAGCTAGGCATGGAGACCGTCTTCCAGGACCTCGCGCTCGCGCCGCACCTGTCCCCGGTGCAGAACATGTATCTGGGCCGCGAGGTGATGCGCAAGGGCCTGCTCGGCAAGCTCGGCTTCATGGACAGCAAGGCGATGCGCGACGGCAGCCGCAGCGCGTTCGACCGGCTCGGCGCGACCGTGCGCGACCTCAACGGCACGGTCGGCGGGATGTCCGGCGGCCAGCGCCAGGGCATCGCGGTGGCCCGCGCCGCGGCCTGGGCCCAGAAGGTCATCTTCCTGGACGAGCCGACGGCGGCGCTGGGCGTGGTGCAGACCCAGAACGTGCTCGAACTCGTCCGCCGGGTCAGCGGCGAGGGGATCGGCGTGGTGTTCATCAGCCACTCGATGCCGCACGTCATGGAGGTCGCCGACCGCATCCAGGTGATGTGGCGCGGCCGCCGGGTCGCCACCTACAACAAGGCCGACACCTCGATGGAGCAACTGGTGTCAGCCATGACCGGTGCAGTGGCACAGGAGGCGTCATGA
- a CDS encoding ABC transporter permease: MTTTKAATPVSTEDAPTGRLSRVSRLQALQILILLIVTIAVFTALRPDTFLTGFNIRGIVQNTAIYAVLGVGMTFVIITGGIDLSVGSVLVFSGVVADKIMVAFGGQGWGTVLIGLVAALASGLAWGLLNGILVAKAKVPPLVVTLGSLSAALGFAQIITKGLDLRDAPKTLVDDIGFGNIVGQVPTIAVISAVVVIFGIVLLHRTRFGLYTYAIGSNAEAGRRAGVKVERHLIKVYAFAGLLAGFAGLLNLGFFQSTTIGGQSNTPLNVIAGVAIGGTSLFGGIGSVFGTVIGLFIPIVLQNGFIQTGVQPFWQQVVVGAVLVAVVYVDQLRRAAAVRGTKTRLPFLSRAGSASRKGSA; the protein is encoded by the coding sequence ATGACCACGACGAAGGCGGCGACGCCGGTCTCCACCGAGGACGCGCCGACCGGCCGGCTCAGCCGGGTCTCCCGCCTCCAGGCGCTGCAGATCCTGATCCTGCTGATCGTGACGATCGCGGTGTTCACCGCGTTGCGCCCCGACACGTTCCTCACCGGGTTCAACATCCGCGGCATCGTGCAGAACACGGCCATCTACGCCGTACTCGGCGTCGGTATGACCTTCGTGATCATCACCGGCGGCATCGACCTGTCGGTCGGCAGCGTGCTGGTGTTCAGCGGCGTCGTCGCCGACAAGATCATGGTCGCGTTCGGCGGCCAGGGCTGGGGCACCGTCCTCATCGGACTCGTCGCGGCCCTCGCCTCCGGCCTGGCCTGGGGCCTGCTCAACGGCATCCTGGTGGCCAAGGCCAAGGTGCCACCCCTCGTGGTCACGCTCGGCTCACTCAGCGCCGCCCTCGGCTTCGCGCAGATCATCACCAAGGGCCTCGACCTGCGCGACGCCCCGAAGACGCTGGTCGACGACATCGGCTTCGGCAACATCGTCGGCCAGGTGCCGACGATCGCGGTGATCTCCGCGGTGGTCGTCATCTTCGGCATCGTGCTCCTGCACCGCACCCGCTTCGGCCTCTACACCTACGCCATCGGTTCCAACGCCGAAGCGGGCCGCCGGGCCGGTGTCAAGGTCGAGCGACACCTCATCAAGGTGTACGCGTTCGCGGGGCTGCTGGCCGGTTTCGCCGGCCTGCTCAACCTCGGTTTCTTCCAGTCCACGACGATCGGCGGCCAGTCCAACACGCCGCTGAACGTCATCGCCGGCGTCGCCATCGGCGGCACCAGCCTGTTCGGTGGCATCGGTTCCGTGTTCGGCACCGTCATCGGACTGTTCATCCCGATCGTGCTGCAGAACGGGTTCATCCAGACCGGCGTCCAGCCGTTCTGGCAGCAGGTCGTCGTCGGCGCGGTGCTCGTCGCCGTCGTCTACGTCGACCAGCTCCGCCGTGCAGCCGCGGTGAGAGGCACGAAAACACGCCTGCCATTCCTGTCCCGTGCAGGAAGCGCATCGAGAAAGGGATCAGCATGA
- a CDS encoding ABC transporter substrate-binding protein, with protein MKRKSTAIVAALAAVALGAAACGSDSDSGGSTAGGAKSGNYKLAFVQGVAGDAFYITMECGIKDEAAKEGATVSVQGAQKFDPTLQTPVLQSVIASKPDAILIAPTDVSAMQQPIAQAKAQGIKIVLVDTTLNDPSVAVSAISSDNSAGGKAAFEAIQKLAPNGGKVLGVGVQPGISTTDARDKGFGDAAKADPKFTYLGVQYSQNDPAKAASIVSAALQKDPDIVGIFASNLFSAQGSATGIRQAGKQGKVNVVGFDAGPEQIKALQDGTVQALIAQQPGDIGVQGVQQAIKALKGEPNEANIQTGSTIITKDNLSSAEGQAAAYKASC; from the coding sequence ATGAAGCGCAAGTCAACCGCCATAGTCGCCGCGTTGGCCGCCGTCGCGCTCGGCGCGGCCGCCTGTGGCTCCGACAGCGACAGCGGCGGCTCCACCGCCGGCGGCGCCAAGTCCGGCAACTACAAGCTGGCGTTCGTCCAGGGTGTCGCCGGCGACGCGTTCTACATCACGATGGAATGCGGCATCAAGGACGAGGCGGCCAAGGAAGGCGCCACCGTCTCGGTCCAGGGTGCGCAGAAGTTCGACCCGACCCTGCAGACCCCGGTGCTCCAGTCGGTCATCGCGTCGAAGCCCGACGCGATCCTGATCGCACCGACCGACGTCTCGGCGATGCAGCAGCCGATCGCACAGGCCAAGGCCCAGGGCATCAAGATCGTGCTGGTCGACACCACGCTCAACGACCCGTCGGTCGCGGTGTCGGCGATCTCGTCGGACAACAGCGCGGGTGGCAAGGCCGCGTTCGAGGCCATCCAGAAGCTCGCCCCCAACGGCGGCAAGGTCCTCGGCGTCGGCGTGCAGCCCGGCATCAGCACCACCGACGCCCGCGACAAGGGCTTCGGTGACGCCGCCAAGGCCGACCCGAAGTTCACCTACCTGGGCGTGCAGTACTCGCAGAACGACCCGGCCAAGGCCGCCTCGATCGTGAGCGCCGCACTGCAGAAGGACCCCGACATCGTGGGCATCTTCGCGTCGAACCTCTTCTCGGCGCAGGGCTCCGCGACCGGTATCCGCCAGGCCGGCAAGCAGGGCAAGGTCAACGTCGTCGGCTTCGACGCCGGCCCGGAGCAGATCAAGGCGCTCCAGGACGGCACCGTGCAGGCGCTGATCGCGCAGCAGCCCGGCGACATCGGCGTCCAGGGCGTGCAGCAGGCGATCAAGGCCCTCAAGGGTGAGCCGAACGAGGCCAACATCCAGACCGGCTCGACCATCATCACCAAGGACAACCTGTCCAGCGCCGAGGGCCAGGCGGCCGCCTACAAGGCGAGCTGCTGA
- a CDS encoding RICIN domain-containing protein, whose protein sequence is MKQLSRALAVLLLAVTGLVLVSGPAQAAPYTYHHVTPGSGGTYYIVNDMSRKCIDIRDWNFHNGAVVQQYSCFDTNNQKFELENIGRVNGVTAWRIKPIFLLYQNPDKCLDVLDGRFENGQRIQTWDCSPGWQQMFEFVQGPNGLYQMRPVYDHKCVDVPPADRYDLTELRQWDCFGSDFPYTNQWWFFAF, encoded by the coding sequence ATGAAACAGCTGAGCCGTGCTCTCGCGGTGCTGCTGCTGGCGGTGACCGGCCTGGTGCTGGTCAGCGGCCCGGCGCAGGCGGCGCCCTACACCTATCACCACGTGACGCCGGGCTCCGGCGGCACCTACTACATCGTCAACGACATGTCGCGGAAGTGCATCGACATCCGCGACTGGAACTTCCACAATGGCGCGGTCGTGCAGCAATACAGCTGCTTCGACACCAACAACCAGAAGTTCGAGCTGGAGAACATCGGCCGCGTCAACGGCGTGACCGCCTGGCGGATCAAGCCGATCTTCCTGCTCTACCAGAACCCCGACAAGTGCCTCGACGTCCTCGACGGCCGCTTCGAGAACGGGCAACGGATCCAGACCTGGGACTGCAGCCCCGGCTGGCAGCAGATGTTCGAGTTCGTGCAGGGACCCAACGGCCTTTACCAGATGCGGCCCGTCTACGACCACAAGTGCGTCGACGTTCCGCCCGCCGACCGCTACGACCTGACCGAACTGCGGCAGTGGGACTGCTTCGGATCGGATTTCCCGTACACCAATCAGTGGTGGTTCTTCGCCTTCTAG
- a CDS encoding class I SAM-dependent methyltransferase produces the protein MSTFGDPSFYGERYAHEYDDRTELDPGPAVAFLSKLVPAGGRVLELATGTGRVAIPLAATGVAVDGIEGSIEMVERMRARPGGAEISTVVGDMADLDGLDGPYDLAYLVFNTLFNLTSQERQIDCFRNVARVLAPGGLFVIEAFVQDLTVFDRGQRVNTRALSEDVVDMEYQLHDPVAQTVTYQRVTIDAAGTTLRPLLLRYAWPSELDLMARLAGLRRAARYSGWDSAPFTKTSNQHVTVYEKA, from the coding sequence ATGAGTACATTCGGCGATCCCTCGTTCTACGGCGAGCGTTACGCGCACGAATACGACGACCGCACCGAGCTCGACCCGGGCCCGGCCGTGGCGTTCCTCAGCAAGCTGGTGCCGGCCGGCGGGCGGGTTCTGGAGCTGGCCACCGGCACCGGCCGGGTGGCGATCCCGCTCGCGGCGACCGGTGTCGCGGTCGACGGCATCGAGGGCTCCATCGAAATGGTCGAGCGGATGCGGGCCAGGCCCGGCGGCGCGGAGATCTCCACAGTGGTGGGTGACATGGCCGACCTCGACGGCCTCGACGGCCCCTACGACCTCGCCTATCTGGTCTTCAACACGCTCTTCAACCTGACCTCGCAGGAGCGTCAGATCGACTGCTTCCGCAACGTCGCCCGGGTGCTCGCACCCGGCGGGCTTTTCGTCATCGAGGCGTTCGTCCAGGACCTGACCGTCTTCGACCGCGGGCAGCGGGTCAACACGCGAGCGCTCAGCGAAGACGTGGTCGACATGGAATACCAGTTGCACGATCCGGTCGCGCAGACGGTCACCTACCAGCGGGTGACGATCGATGCCGCCGGCACCACACTGCGGCCGCTGCTGCTCCGCTATGCCTGGCCGAGCGAGCTTGACCTGATGGCCCGCCTGGCCGGCCTGCGGCGAGCGGCGCGCTATTCCGGCTGGGACAGCGCGCCGTTCACCAAGACCAGCAACCAACACGTGACGGTGTACGAGAAAGCGTGA
- a CDS encoding alpha/beta fold hydrolase yields MRRVLRPTTVAKLAAGQIEFRLDARGDGVVLVFHGGHVRAGLALGEEAFDRTILAPSRPGYGRTPLSRSIEDYCDLVAALCAQLGIDRVAAAVGISGGGPTAATMAARHPDLVERLILLSAVSFLPFPDRLTRLGSHVAFNAVTERATWAGVRTLMRLAPDAGLRFMLRGLSTVPSGTVLAALSDEDRAALVDLFTHMRSGRGFRNDLRPTRDVTAQIDQPTLVIATRTDRGVPFAHAESLASTIRHATLVESHAHTHVIWLSPDWPPIAARIRAFLDTA; encoded by the coding sequence ATGCGCCGGGTCCTTCGCCCCACGACCGTCGCCAAGCTGGCAGCCGGGCAGATCGAATTCCGCCTGGATGCCCGCGGCGACGGCGTCGTGCTGGTCTTCCACGGCGGCCACGTGCGGGCCGGTCTCGCGCTGGGCGAGGAGGCCTTCGATCGCACGATCCTGGCTCCGTCGCGCCCCGGCTACGGCCGAACCCCGCTGTCCCGATCCATCGAGGACTACTGCGACCTGGTGGCCGCGCTCTGCGCTCAGTTGGGCATCGACCGCGTCGCGGCCGCCGTTGGTATATCCGGCGGCGGGCCGACGGCGGCGACGATGGCGGCCCGCCATCCCGACCTCGTCGAGCGGCTGATACTGCTCAGCGCGGTGAGCTTCCTGCCCTTTCCGGATCGGCTGACCCGACTCGGTTCGCACGTCGCCTTCAACGCGGTGACCGAACGGGCCACCTGGGCCGGCGTCCGCACCCTCATGCGGCTGGCGCCGGACGCCGGCTTGCGGTTCATGCTGCGCGGCCTGTCGACCGTGCCGTCCGGAACGGTCCTCGCCGCGCTGTCCGACGAAGATCGCGCGGCGCTCGTGGACCTGTTCACGCACATGCGCTCGGGCCGAGGTTTCCGCAACGACCTACGCCCGACGCGCGATGTCACCGCCCAGATCGACCAGCCCACGCTGGTGATCGCTACTCGCACCGACCGCGGCGTGCCGTTCGCCCACGCCGAATCCCTCGCCAGCACCATCCGGCACGCCACCCTCGTCGAAAGCCACGCGCACACCCACGTCATCTGGCTCAGCCCCGACTGGCCGCCGATCGCCGCACGGATCCGGGCGTTCCTCGACACCGCATGA
- a CDS encoding epoxide hydrolase family protein, which translates to MSGQRDAIRPFTVEVPESDLDDLRRRIAATRWPESEPVDDASQGVQEDTMRALASYWGGDYDWRRVEQRLNAFPQFLTTIDGLDIHFIHVRSKNDDALPLIITHGWPGSVVEMLSAIGPLTDPEAHGGRAEDAFHVVIPSMPGYGFSGRPDTTGWDPDHIARAWTVLMNRLGYSRYAAQGGDWGAIITDLMGVQAADGLLGIHSNMPGTVPAAVSKVIASNVLGAGDPRPTGLSKDESRAFDQLTFMFTKGIGYAVEMGLHPQTLYGIADSPIGLAAWMLDHDAQSYDDISMAFVDEQPVGSLTRDEVLDNITLTWLTNTGVSSARLYWENKLGFFDAKGVRVPAAVSVFPHELYQAPKSWTEAAYPDLIYFNEVDMGNHFAAWQEPELFAKEVRNGLSAVR; encoded by the coding sequence TTGTCTGGGCAACGCGACGCGATCAGGCCGTTCACCGTCGAGGTTCCCGAGTCGGATCTCGACGACCTCCGCAGGCGCATCGCCGCCACCCGCTGGCCCGAAAGCGAACCCGTCGACGACGCGTCGCAGGGTGTGCAGGAAGACACGATGCGCGCGCTCGCCAGCTATTGGGGTGGCGACTACGACTGGCGCCGGGTCGAGCAGCGGCTCAACGCCTTTCCACAGTTTCTGACCACCATCGATGGTCTCGACATTCACTTCATCCACGTGCGTTCCAAGAACGACGACGCGCTGCCGTTGATCATCACGCACGGGTGGCCGGGCTCCGTCGTGGAGATGCTGTCGGCCATCGGCCCGCTCACCGATCCAGAGGCACACGGCGGCCGCGCCGAGGACGCCTTCCACGTGGTGATTCCGTCGATGCCGGGGTATGGATTCTCCGGCCGCCCCGACACCACCGGCTGGGATCCCGACCACATCGCCCGCGCCTGGACGGTGTTGATGAACCGCCTCGGCTATTCGCGCTACGCGGCGCAGGGCGGCGACTGGGGAGCGATCATCACCGACCTGATGGGTGTGCAGGCCGCCGACGGGCTGCTCGGCATCCACTCCAACATGCCCGGAACCGTCCCGGCCGCGGTCTCGAAGGTGATCGCGTCCAATGTGCTCGGCGCCGGCGACCCGCGGCCGACCGGTCTGTCCAAAGACGAGAGTCGCGCGTTCGACCAGCTCACATTCATGTTCACTAAGGGAATCGGGTACGCCGTGGAGATGGGCCTGCACCCGCAGACGCTCTACGGCATCGCCGATTCGCCGATCGGCCTCGCGGCCTGGATGCTCGACCACGACGCGCAGAGCTACGACGACATCTCGATGGCGTTCGTCGACGAGCAGCCGGTCGGCAGCCTGACCCGCGACGAGGTCCTCGACAACATCACGCTGACCTGGCTGACCAACACGGGCGTCTCGTCGGCGCGGCTCTACTGGGAGAACAAGCTCGGCTTCTTCGACGCCAAGGGCGTGCGGGTGCCGGCCGCCGTCAGTGTCTTCCCGCACGAGCTCTACCAGGCGCCGAAGTCGTGGACCGAAGCCGCCTACCCGGACCTCATCTATTTCAACGAGGTCGACATGGGCAACCACTTCGCCGCCTGGCAGGAGCCGGAGCTCTTCGCCAAGGAGGTCCGCAACGGCCTCTCGGCGGTCCGTTAG
- a CDS encoding class I SAM-dependent methyltransferase, producing the protein MDEVQRGQRRMSFNAAAETYRRGRPPYPEAVFDLLVSRCGLRPGTRVLEIGAGTGLATGPLLARGADVVAVEPGANLAEILAATHPAAEVVISDFETAELTGSFDLAVAATSLHWVDPVAAIAKLGDLVRPGGWLAAWWTDFGDVNRPTTFRDRLDDVYHDLLPGGPGYRDSRPYMLDTERWRGVLTAGGWFGDVSVDVIEWEQTLTPEAARELWSTFPNIAELSPADHEQFLSRLAGLIDGEVADPRLTAVYTAARTG; encoded by the coding sequence GTGGATGAGGTGCAGCGGGGCCAACGCCGGATGTCCTTCAACGCGGCTGCGGAGACTTACCGGCGCGGCCGGCCTCCCTACCCGGAAGCGGTCTTCGATCTGCTGGTCAGCCGTTGTGGGTTGCGGCCCGGCACCCGGGTGCTCGAGATCGGCGCCGGCACGGGCCTGGCGACCGGGCCTTTGCTGGCGCGTGGCGCCGACGTCGTCGCCGTCGAGCCGGGCGCCAACCTCGCTGAAATCCTCGCCGCCACCCACCCGGCCGCCGAGGTGGTGATCAGCGACTTCGAGACCGCTGAGCTCACGGGCTCGTTCGACCTCGCGGTGGCCGCGACCTCACTCCATTGGGTCGATCCGGTCGCCGCGATCGCGAAACTCGGCGACCTGGTCAGACCAGGCGGCTGGCTGGCGGCCTGGTGGACAGATTTCGGCGACGTCAACCGCCCGACGACGTTCCGCGACCGGCTCGACGACGTCTACCACGACCTGCTGCCGGGCGGACCCGGCTATCGCGACAGCCGCCCATACATGCTCGACACCGAGCGCTGGCGCGGCGTGCTGACCGCGGGCGGCTGGTTCGGCGACGTCTCGGTCGACGTCATCGAGTGGGAGCAGACACTGACACCCGAGGCGGCGCGCGAGCTGTGGTCGACGTTCCCCAACATCGCCGAGCTCAGCCCGGCCGACCACGAGCAGTTCCTCAGCCGGCTCGCCGGCCTCATCGACGGCGAAGTGGCTGACCCTCGGCTGACGGCGGTCTACACCGCCGCGCGCACCGGCTAA
- a CDS encoding alpha/beta hydrolase, producing MAKPTIVLVHGAWADASSWNAVASTLQGQGFTVFAPTNLLRGVTIDAPYVASFLAGRTSGPVVLVGHSYGGFVVTNAATGGGDVRALVYIDAFIPDEGETTFQIIGGSSSALAVPDPTTVFDPVPYPGGPPGDVEAFLKPDAVHNSFAQDLPEADRWLIAAGQRPLTLSANNIPSGAPAWKSLPSWSVIGLQDRIIPADVQRRMCERANATISTAEASHVSMISQPQVTIDAILSAAASIS from the coding sequence ATGGCAAAGCCCACCATTGTCCTCGTGCACGGCGCCTGGGCCGACGCGTCGAGTTGGAACGCCGTGGCGTCCACCCTCCAGGGTCAGGGCTTCACCGTCTTCGCACCGACCAACCTGCTCCGGGGCGTCACGATCGACGCGCCCTATGTGGCCTCGTTCCTGGCCGGACGCACCAGCGGCCCGGTCGTGCTGGTCGGCCACTCCTACGGCGGGTTCGTCGTCACCAACGCCGCGACCGGCGGTGGCGACGTGCGGGCGCTGGTCTACATCGACGCGTTCATCCCCGACGAGGGTGAGACGACCTTCCAGATCATCGGCGGTTCCAGCTCGGCCCTCGCCGTGCCCGACCCGACGACGGTCTTCGACCCGGTGCCCTACCCGGGCGGGCCGCCGGGTGACGTCGAGGCGTTCCTCAAGCCCGACGCGGTGCACAACTCGTTCGCGCAGGACCTGCCGGAGGCCGATCGCTGGCTGATCGCGGCCGGCCAGCGGCCGCTGACGCTGAGCGCCAACAACATCCCGTCGGGCGCGCCGGCCTGGAAGTCGCTGCCGAGTTGGTCGGTCATCGGCCTCCAGGACCGGATCATCCCGGCCGACGTCCAGCGCCGCATGTGCGAGCGCGCCAACGCGACGATCAGCACCGCCGAGGCCTCACACGTCTCCATGATCTCGCAGCCGCAGGTGACGATCGACGCGATCCTGTCCGCGGCCGCGTCCATCAGCTAG